One stretch of Thermococcus sp. DNA includes these proteins:
- a CDS encoding ORC1-type DNA replication protein has translation MRDYLDSIFDKYLNAKKIFKNKEVLRHSYTPKELPHRYEQIDELAHILVPVLRGETPSNVFVYGKTGTGKTVTVKFVTEELKKISRRYNVPVEVIYINCEIVDTHYRVLARIVNHFKEESGIEVPLVGWPTDEVYAKLKEVIDAKERFVIIVLDEIDKLIKKSGDDILYSLTRINTELSRAKVSIIGISNDLKFKEYLDARVLSSLSEEEVVFPPYDANQLRDILMQRAKEAFYDGVLDDAVVPLCAALAAREHGDARRALDLLRVAGEIAEREGASKVTERHVWKAQEKIEQDTMEEVIKTLPLHSKVLLYAIVMLDENGELPANTGDVYSVYKSLCDHLDVEPLTQRRVSDLINELDMLGIINAKVVSKGRYGRTKEIRLNVTPYMVKNIYRHDDQVRSLLTLNLSRQRRLF, from the coding sequence ATGAGGGACTACCTGGACTCGATATTCGACAAATACCTCAACGCCAAGAAGATATTTAAGAACAAAGAGGTCCTCAGGCACAGTTATACCCCAAAGGAGCTTCCCCATAGGTACGAGCAGATAGACGAGCTCGCCCATATTCTCGTTCCAGTTCTCAGGGGCGAAACGCCCTCCAACGTCTTCGTCTATGGAAAGACTGGAACCGGCAAGACTGTAACCGTGAAGTTCGTGACCGAGGAGCTGAAGAAGATATCCCGGCGCTACAACGTCCCGGTTGAGGTCATCTACATAAACTGCGAGATAGTCGATACCCACTACCGCGTTTTGGCTAGAATAGTCAACCACTTCAAGGAGGAGAGCGGAATCGAGGTTCCCCTCGTCGGCTGGCCCACTGATGAGGTCTACGCAAAGCTGAAGGAGGTCATCGACGCGAAGGAGCGCTTCGTCATCATAGTCCTCGACGAGATAGACAAGCTCATAAAGAAGAGTGGGGACGACATCCTCTACTCCCTGACGAGGATAAACACGGAGCTTTCGAGGGCAAAGGTCAGCATAATAGGCATCTCCAACGACCTAAAGTTTAAGGAGTACCTAGATGCCAGGGTTCTCTCAAGCCTCAGCGAGGAAGAGGTCGTCTTTCCGCCCTACGATGCAAACCAGCTCAGGGACATACTCATGCAACGTGCCAAGGAGGCCTTCTACGATGGCGTCCTTGACGATGCAGTTGTCCCACTCTGTGCGGCTTTAGCTGCCAGAGAGCACGGCGATGCCAGGAGGGCCCTTGACCTGCTTCGCGTGGCCGGGGAGATAGCCGAGAGGGAAGGTGCCAGCAAGGTGACCGAGAGGCACGTCTGGAAGGCCCAGGAGAAGATAGAGCAGGACACTATGGAGGAAGTAATCAAGACGCTCCCCCTGCACTCGAAGGTTCTCCTCTACGCGATAGTCATGCTCGACGAAAACGGAGAACTGCCCGCGAACACCGGGGACGTCTATTCCGTCTACAAATCCCTCTGCGACCACCTTGACGTTGAGCCCCTCACCCAGAGGCGCGTCAGCGACCTCATAAACGAGCTCGACATGCTCGGCATAATCAACGCCAAAGTTGTAAGCAAGGGCCGTTACGGCAGGACGAAGGAGATACGCCTGAACGTTACCCCCTACATGGTCAAGAACATCTACCGGCACGATGACCAGGTTAGGAGCTTACTCACCCTCAACCTGTCCCGGCAGAGGAGGTTGTTCTGA
- a CDS encoding DNA-directed DNA polymerase II small subunit has translation MLVEDLLKNNYLITPSAYYLLVEHYKKEFTLAELIKFAKSRGTFVVDSALAEEFLRSIGLVSGGAPQETAPIRAEENETLEAYIGQNSTLETSSSEKSSEVSEKPEISPVVPESVSEESAPGETSVSTGTPPEEKPYEVSTVGEKGLEPTNVGGLSSISTGIPLEERASENLSDGKEELTGEISEGRSFVSTGSSGEGNELQSDSGAVSEVVDVALEGALPLENGNGYGLTSDSEEYYENGEVKPKIVYGDYGVPVAYVAEDVEGEKSYSVYDGLVISPKEGFVYRAKEIPDDYRVVFDVKNVKFEAPKVKNASSKEGEVIIQAYSNYFRSRLRKMKRILRENPEVGSVVDIAKLSYIRDEEVTIVGLVSDKRETSKGFIFVLEDATGMTKVFVNKNNGEAEKLKSVMPDSVIAVRGRPGNGIFFASKVFLPDVPKFRKKKPPLEEKVYAILLSDIHVGSNKFCERAFEKFLEWLNGEVNSRTEEELVSRVKYLILGGDVVDGVGIYPGQYNELAIPDIFDQYEALANLLKNVPDHITIFIGPGNHDAARTALPQPGFYEEYARPLFKLKNAVIISNPAVIRLHGRDFLIAHGRGIEDVVDFVPGRSHHQPAEAMLELLKLRHLAPTFGNKVPIAPDPEDTLVIEQVPDLFQAGHVHVLQYLTYNGVFVINTGTWQAQTEFQKMVNIVPTPARVPIIDVETARLRAIVHFDQFCEGV, from the coding sequence ATGCTGGTTGAGGACCTCCTCAAGAACAACTACCTGATAACGCCCTCGGCGTACTACCTCTTAGTTGAGCACTACAAGAAGGAGTTCACCCTCGCCGAGCTGATAAAGTTCGCGAAGTCCCGGGGAACCTTTGTGGTGGACTCGGCACTCGCCGAGGAGTTCCTCAGGAGTATCGGCCTCGTTTCCGGTGGAGCTCCACAGGAAACAGCACCCATAAGGGCCGAAGAAAATGAAACCCTTGAGGCGTACATTGGCCAGAATAGTACTCTTGAGACTTCTTCTAGTGAAAAGTCTTCTGAAGTTAGTGAAAAACCGGAAATCTCGCCTGTTGTTCCGGAATCCGTTTCCGAAGAATCGGCCCCGGGAGAGACCTCTGTTTCCACTGGAACGCCCCCCGAAGAAAAACCCTATGAGGTCTCCACTGTGGGGGAAAAAGGACTTGAACCCACAAATGTGGGGGGCTTGAGTTCCATTTCCACTGGAATTCCTCTCGAAGAAAGGGCTTCTGAGAACTTATCTGATGGGAAAGAAGAACTGACTGGGGAGATTTCAGAGGGGAGGAGTTTTGTTTCCACTGGAAGTTCTGGAGAGGGGAATGAACTCCAGAGCGACTCGGGTGCCGTGAGCGAAGTTGTAGACGTCGCCTTAGAGGGGGCACTTCCACTGGAGAACGGCAACGGGTACGGCCTAACCTCGGACTCCGAGGAGTACTACGAAAACGGGGAGGTAAAGCCGAAGATAGTTTACGGTGATTATGGTGTTCCAGTTGCTTACGTCGCCGAGGACGTCGAGGGGGAGAAGAGCTACTCCGTCTACGATGGCCTCGTGATAAGCCCGAAGGAGGGCTTCGTCTACCGGGCAAAGGAGATTCCCGATGACTATCGGGTGGTCTTTGACGTCAAGAACGTGAAGTTCGAGGCCCCCAAGGTCAAGAACGCCTCAAGCAAAGAGGGCGAAGTCATAATCCAGGCCTACTCGAACTACTTCCGTTCGAGGCTCAGGAAGATGAAGCGAATCCTCCGCGAGAACCCCGAGGTGGGGAGCGTGGTAGACATAGCGAAGCTCTCCTACATCAGGGACGAGGAAGTGACGATAGTCGGCCTCGTGAGCGATAAGAGGGAGACCTCCAAGGGCTTCATCTTCGTCCTTGAGGACGCAACGGGCATGACAAAGGTCTTCGTGAACAAGAACAACGGCGAGGCCGAGAAGCTCAAGTCTGTGATGCCGGATTCCGTCATAGCCGTCAGGGGGAGGCCGGGAAACGGCATATTCTTCGCGAGCAAGGTCTTCCTCCCGGATGTGCCCAAGTTCAGGAAGAAGAAGCCACCACTTGAGGAGAAGGTCTACGCAATCCTCCTGAGTGACATCCACGTCGGCAGCAACAAGTTCTGCGAGAGGGCCTTTGAGAAGTTCCTTGAGTGGCTCAACGGGGAAGTTAACAGCAGAACTGAGGAGGAGCTCGTGAGCAGGGTTAAATACCTAATCCTGGGTGGTGATGTTGTCGACGGAGTCGGCATCTACCCCGGCCAGTACAACGAGCTCGCCATACCCGACATCTTCGACCAGTACGAGGCTTTAGCCAACCTCCTGAAGAACGTGCCCGACCACATAACGATTTTCATCGGGCCCGGAAACCACGATGCAGCCAGAACGGCCCTTCCCCAGCCGGGCTTTTACGAGGAGTACGCCAGACCTCTCTTCAAGCTCAAGAACGCCGTAATAATCAGCAACCCCGCTGTGATAAGGCTTCACGGCAGGGACTTCCTAATAGCCCACGGCAGGGGCATAGAGGACGTCGTTGACTTTGTCCCGGGGAGGAGCCACCACCAGCCGGCCGAGGCTATGCTTGAGCTCCTCAAACTGAGACACCTCGCCCCGACCTTCGGCAACAAGGTTCCCATAGCCCCCGACCCGGAGGATACTCTCGTCATAGAGCAGGTCCCAGACCTCTTTCAGGCCGGCCACGTTCACGTCCTCCAGTATCTCACCTACAACGGCGTCTTCGTCATAAACACCGGAACATGGCAGGCCCAGACAGAGTTCCAGAAGATGGTGAACATAGTGCCAACCCCGGCGCGGGTTCCGATTATAGACGTGGAAACCGCTCGTTTGAGGGCAATTGTTCACTTCGACCAGTTCTGCGAGGGGGTTTGA